The Humulus lupulus chromosome 3, drHumLupu1.1, whole genome shotgun sequence genome window below encodes:
- the LOC133822459 gene encoding uncharacterized protein LOC133822459, protein MSDWGPVFVAVVLFVLLTPGLLFQVPGRHGCVEFGNFQTSGASILIHSLLYFALVCIFFLAVKVHLYIN, encoded by the coding sequence atgtcAGATTGGGGGCCAGTGTTCGTGGCAGTGGTGCTGTTCGTGCTCTTAACACCAGGGCTGCTGTTCCAAGTACCAGGCCGCCATGGATGCGTGGAGTTCGGCAACTTTCAGACGAGTGGAGCTTCCATTCTTATTCATTCTCTTCTTTACTTCGCTCTCGTTTGCATCTTCTTTCTCGCTGTCAAAGTTCATCTCTACATTAACTAG